The following nucleotide sequence is from Microbacterium imperiale.
GGCGGAGCGCGACTTCGTCCTCGGGCCGTGGCTCGCCGTCGACCCCGACGCCGAGCTGCCCGGCCGGGGCCGTGTCGACGCCCTGCTGGCCGCGCTGCGGACCGACGCGGAGGCGGCACCGTGAGACGCACCTCACCGCTGACGCTCGTCGCCGCCGCCGTTCTCGGGGTCGCGGCCGGCTTCATCATCGATCAGCTGCTGACGGGATCGGGGCGGCCCACCTTCACGCCGTCGGTGATGCTCCCGGTTCTGTTCGTGCTGCTCGGCGTCGCGAACATCGTGCTGGCCCTCCCGATCCGGCGGGCCACCCGCGGCCTCGCGCCCCGCGTCGACCCGTTCCGCGCCGTGCGCGTGGCGATGCTCGCGAAGGCCTCGAGCATCGTCGGCGCTCTCGTCGGCGGCATCGGGGTAGGCCTGCTGCTGTTCCTCCTCACACGCCCGGTCCCTCCGTCAGTAGGCTCGTCGGGAGCGGTCACCGCCACGATCGTCGGGGCCGTCGTGCTCGTCGTTGCGAGCATGATCGCGGAGCAGCTCTGCACGATTCGGAAGGACGACGATGACGAACAGCCCGGACCACCCGAGCCCGACGCCACTCCCTCCCACCACTGAGGCCGCCGCCTCGGCGCCGATCGAGCAGACTCTCGATGCGGGTACCTACGACCGCATCCGCGAGCCACGCAGCGAGAACCGCCTCGCCCTCGAGCGCGGCGTGTGGCACCAGATCTCGCGCAAGTACCTGATCGTGCAGCTGATCGGCAGCGGCTTCTGGCTCGCGGTGGTCGTCGTGGGCGTCCTCGTCGCCGTGCTGCTGTGGGAGCAGTCATGGGCGCTGATCCCCGGCGGCATCCTCGTCGTGCTCATCGTCGCCGGCATGGCGATCCTGCCGCGTCAGGTGCGCTCGATCGGCTACCAGCTGCGCGAGGACGACCTGGTCTTCCGCCGCGGCATCCTGTGGCAGCGCATGGTGGCGGTGCCGTACGGACGGATGCAGCTGGTGGACATCACCCACGGACCCATGGACCGCGGTTTCGGCATCGCGCAGCTGAAGTTCGTCACCGCGGCCGCTGCGACGGGTGTCGTGATCCCCGGGCTCACGCAGCAGGCGGCCGACGCGCTGCGCGATCACCTCATGTCGGTCGCCGAGTCGCGCCGGACCGGGCTGTGAGCGCTCCGCACGCTTCCGCCTCCGGCGACGCCGTGCCGGGACCGGATGCCGCGGCGCCGGCGCCCGCCGGAGTGTCGGCCCCGCCCGCGGAGCTCGTGCGCTCGCCGCTCAGCGACGGCGAGTGGCACCGTCTGCACCCCCTCACGCCGCTGCTGCGCGGCGGGCTCGCGCTGCTGGTGGTGCTGGGCATCGTGGTCGCGAACATGCGCGACCGCCTCATCGGCATTTTCGTGCCGGCGCTCGGTCCGGACGGCGCGACCGAGGAGTGGGAGGAGTACGAGGCCGCGGGCGACCCGATCGGCTGGGTTCTCGCCAACAACCTCATCCTGATCGCGCTGCTCGTGACCGTGGGGGCGCTCGCCCTCATCGTCGGCGGCTTCTACCTGTCGTGGCGCTTCCACACCTTCCGCATCACCGAGGACGACGTCGAGGTGCGCAGCGGCATCCTCTCGCGCACGCAGCGCCGCGCACCGCTCGACCGCGTGCAGGGCGTGAACCTCACGCGCCCGGCCGTCGCCCGTCTGCTGGGAG
It contains:
- a CDS encoding DUF3180 domain-containing protein translates to MRRTSPLTLVAAAVLGVAAGFIIDQLLTGSGRPTFTPSVMLPVLFVLLGVANIVLALPIRRATRGLAPRVDPFRAVRVAMLAKASSIVGALVGGIGVGLLLFLLTRPVPPSVGSSGAVTATIVGAVVLVVASMIAEQLCTIRKDDDDEQPGPPEPDATPSHH
- a CDS encoding PH domain-containing protein; translated protein: MTNSPDHPSPTPLPPTTEAAASAPIEQTLDAGTYDRIREPRSENRLALERGVWHQISRKYLIVQLIGSGFWLAVVVVGVLVAVLLWEQSWALIPGGILVVLIVAGMAILPRQVRSIGYQLREDDLVFRRGILWQRMVAVPYGRMQLVDITHGPMDRGFGIAQLKFVTAAAATGVVIPGLTQQAADALRDHLMSVAESRRTGL